From Domibacillus sp. DTU_2020_1001157_1_SI_ALB_TIR_016, a single genomic window includes:
- a CDS encoding MFS transporter encodes MSCHKNIKRGVHVGKQAEKVSVWCVVSMASIPLVMTLGNSMLIPVLPILEKKVGISSFQSSMIITSYSVAAVFLIPLAGYLSDRLGRKKVILPSLVLALIGGLIAGFASWKMADPYTWIIIGRILQGIGSAGAMPIILPLVGDLYKDNAEKTSACLGTIETSNTFGKVLSPILGSVLAAFLWFLPFFAISVFSLISIALIFFFVKVPKGKQEKPKKFKEFVSDTKKTLKKEGKWLFTVFLLGFYVFLVLFSVLFYLSDILEKVHQIFDIKKGFILAIPLFLLCIVAFTVGRKIKGNLPTMRKILIICLIVTSISVVFVGFVSKQLILLLVVTSILGMAIGAVMPVLDAIVTENIKKEERGTITSFFSASRFAGVAAGPPLMSIVMAKFLNAGYITAGVLGLIMLFVVMKFIQVKEIKN; translated from the coding sequence ATGAGCTGTCACAAAAACATTAAACGGGGTGTGCATGTGGGGAAACAGGCTGAGAAAGTAAGTGTATGGTGCGTTGTAAGTATGGCTTCCATTCCACTCGTTATGACATTAGGGAATTCCATGCTAATTCCGGTTTTACCAATATTGGAAAAAAAGGTGGGTATCTCCTCTTTTCAATCCAGTATGATTATCACAAGTTATTCGGTTGCTGCTGTTTTTTTAATTCCGCTGGCAGGATATTTATCGGATCGGCTTGGACGAAAAAAAGTTATTTTGCCCAGCTTGGTTCTTGCCCTGATCGGGGGACTCATTGCCGGATTTGCTTCCTGGAAAATGGCGGATCCCTATACCTGGATTATTATCGGCCGGATTCTGCAGGGGATTGGTTCGGCGGGAGCGATGCCTATTATCCTGCCGCTGGTGGGAGATCTTTACAAGGACAATGCGGAAAAAACAAGCGCCTGTTTAGGGACCATTGAAACATCGAATACATTTGGAAAAGTGTTAAGTCCGATCCTCGGATCTGTACTGGCCGCCTTTTTATGGTTTTTGCCCTTCTTTGCGATTTCTGTTTTTAGTTTAATCTCGATCGCGTTGATTTTTTTCTTTGTGAAAGTGCCAAAAGGAAAGCAGGAAAAGCCAAAGAAATTCAAGGAATTTGTCAGTGATACGAAAAAGACCCTTAAAAAAGAAGGGAAATGGCTTTTCACCGTTTTTCTTTTAGGATTTTATGTATTTTTGGTATTATTCAGTGTGTTATTTTACCTATCGGACATTTTGGAGAAAGTACATCAAATTTTTGACATCAAAAAAGGCTTTATATTAGCGATTCCGCTTTTCCTGCTTTGTATTGTGGCGTTTACAGTTGGGCGCAAAATCAAAGGGAATTTGCCAACTATGAGGAAAATTCTTATTATTTGTTTGATTGTTACATCCATTAGTGTGGTATTTGTTGGCTTTGTCAGCAAGCAGCTGATCCTTCTTTTGGTGGTAACCAGCATCCTGGGAATGGCGATTGGGGCTGTTATGCCTGTACTGGATGCCATTGTTACAGAAAACATCAAAAAAGAAGAAAGAGGCACCATTACCTCTTTTTTCAGTGCATCCCGGTTTGCCGGGGTAGCAGCAGGACCGCCTTTGATGTCGATCGTGATGGCAAAATTTTTAAATGCAGGGTATATTACAGCGGGCGTACTAGGGCTGATTATGTTATTTGTGGTTATGAAATTTATTCAGGTCAAGGAAATCAAAAACTGA
- the sufU gene encoding Fe-S cluster assembly sulfur transfer protein SufU has product MSFNNLDQLYRQVIMDHYKNPRNKGAIEDGSVTVDMNNPTCGDRIHLTMNVENGVVTDAKFDGEGCSISMASASMMTQAIKGKNIEDAIKLSKVFSDMMLGNDYPDDVDLDDIEALQGVAKFPARIKCATLSWKAMEKGLQDQK; this is encoded by the coding sequence ATGTCTTTTAATAATTTAGATCAGTTGTACCGCCAGGTGATTATGGACCATTATAAAAATCCGCGCAACAAAGGGGCCATTGAAGACGGCAGTGTGACTGTTGATATGAATAACCCAACGTGCGGAGATCGGATTCATTTGACGATGAATGTAGAAAACGGGGTTGTCACGGACGCGAAATTTGACGGTGAAGGCTGCTCAATTTCCATGGCTTCTGCTTCCATGATGACACAGGCGATCAAGGGGAAAAACATCGAGGATGCCATCAAGCTGTCTAAAGTTTTTTCTGACATGATGCTCGGCAATGACTATCCGGACGATGTAGACCTTGACGACATTGAAGCGCTGCAGGGAGTGGCAAAATTCCCGGCCCGCATCAAATGTGCGACACTATCGTGGAAAGCGATGGAAAAAGGACTCCAGGACCAGAAATAA
- the sufB gene encoding Fe-S cluster assembly protein SufB — translation MAKKAPEIGDYKYGFHDRDVSIFRSERGLTPEIVKEISKMKDEPQWMLDFRLKSLEYFYNMPMPQWGGDMASLNFDEITYYVKPSERSEKSWDEVPEEIKQTFDKLGIPEAEQKYLAGVSAQYESEVVYHNMKEDLEELGIVFKDTDSALKENEDIFRKYWAKIIPPTDNKFAALNSAVWSGGSFIYVPPGVKVDTPLQAYFRINSENMGQFERTLIIVDKDASVHYVEGCTAPVYTTNSLHSAVVEIAIEAGGYCRYTTIQNWANNVFNLVTKRAVCEANATMEWVDGNIGSKLTMKYPAVILKGEGARGMTLSIALAGKGQHQDAGAKMIHLAPNTSSTIVSKSISKQGGKVTYRGIVHFGRKAEGARSNIECDTLIMDNKSTSDTIPYNEILNDNISLEHEAKVSKVSEEQLFYLMSRGISEEEATEMIVMGFIEPFTKELPMEYAVEMNRLIKFEMEGSIG, via the coding sequence ATGGCTAAAAAAGCCCCTGAAATTGGCGATTACAAATATGGCTTCCATGACCGTGACGTATCAATTTTCCGCTCGGAACGTGGATTAACGCCTGAAATCGTAAAAGAAATTTCAAAAATGAAAGATGAACCACAATGGATGCTCGATTTCCGTTTGAAATCATTAGAGTATTTTTATAATATGCCGATGCCTCAATGGGGAGGCGATATGGCGTCTCTTAACTTTGATGAAATTACGTATTATGTAAAACCGTCTGAACGCTCTGAGAAATCATGGGATGAAGTACCGGAAGAAATCAAGCAAACGTTTGACAAGCTTGGAATTCCGGAAGCGGAACAAAAATATCTTGCAGGGGTTTCAGCACAGTATGAATCTGAAGTTGTATACCACAACATGAAAGAAGATTTGGAAGAGCTTGGAATCGTCTTTAAAGATACGGATTCTGCTTTGAAAGAGAACGAAGACATTTTCCGCAAGTACTGGGCGAAAATCATTCCGCCGACAGACAACAAATTTGCTGCACTAAATTCGGCTGTTTGGTCAGGCGGCTCATTCATCTATGTTCCGCCGGGCGTGAAAGTGGATACGCCGCTTCAGGCGTACTTCCGTATCAACTCAGAAAATATGGGCCAGTTTGAGCGTACATTAATCATTGTTGATAAAGATGCAAGTGTACATTACGTTGAAGGCTGTACAGCTCCTGTTTACACAACAAACTCACTTCACTCAGCGGTTGTAGAAATTGCAATTGAAGCGGGAGGATACTGCCGCTATACAACGATTCAAAACTGGGCGAATAACGTATTCAACCTGGTAACGAAGCGTGCCGTTTGTGAAGCAAACGCAACAATGGAATGGGTAGATGGAAACATCGGCTCTAAACTGACAATGAAATATCCAGCTGTTATCCTAAAAGGCGAAGGCGCGCGCGGTATGACGCTTTCGATCGCACTTGCCGGTAAAGGACAGCATCAGGATGCAGGGGCAAAAATGATTCACCTTGCACCAAACACATCATCTACAATCGTTTCTAAATCAATCTCGAAACAAGGCGGAAAAGTAACGTACCGTGGTATCGTTCACTTTGGCCGTAAAGCAGAAGGCGCCCGTTCAAATATCGAGTGCGATACACTTATTATGGATAACAAATCAACGTCGGATACAATTCCATACAATGAAATTTTAAACGATAATATTTCTCTTGAGCACGAAGCGAAAGTATCAAAAGTGTCTGAAGAGCAATTATTCTACTTGATGAGCCGCGGTATTTCTGAAGAAGAAGCAACAGAAATGATCGTTATGGGCTTCATCGAGCCGTTCACAAAAGAATTGCCAATGGAATATGCCGTTGAAATGAACCGCCTCATTAAATTTGAGATGGAAGGTTCTATCGGTTAA
- a CDS encoding phosphosulfolactate synthase, producing the protein MRDTGLNLPKRSSKPRGNGLTVLIDNGIPLQLFQDTINSSEAYIDFVKFGWGTAVVTKHLEEKIACLQENGVNFFFGGTLFEKFVSQKKLSDFEKFIQKHGCQYIEISNGTIDMTNREKAAYIKEFAKNFTVFSEVGAKDSDKSLHQNASQWVEWILEDIEAGSTKVITEARESGTSGICQSNGEMRMEIVEKILETGIDLQKMIFEAPSKKLQTAFIQIAGPNVNLANIPFSDAIPLETLRLGLRSDTFSLSERCLMTKEYKGNKMSADSIEFFI; encoded by the coding sequence ATGAGGGACACAGGGCTGAACCTGCCGAAAAGAAGCAGTAAACCAAGAGGAAATGGGCTCACTGTTCTGATCGACAACGGGATTCCATTGCAGCTTTTTCAAGACACGATTAATAGTTCAGAAGCATACATTGATTTTGTGAAATTTGGATGGGGAACAGCGGTTGTCACGAAGCACCTGGAAGAGAAAATTGCCTGCCTGCAGGAAAATGGAGTGAACTTCTTTTTTGGCGGCACGTTATTTGAGAAGTTTGTCAGCCAGAAGAAATTGAGTGATTTTGAGAAATTTATTCAAAAGCATGGATGCCAGTACATCGAAATCTCGAACGGCACAATTGACATGACCAACAGGGAAAAAGCAGCTTATATAAAAGAGTTTGCTAAGAACTTTACTGTTTTTAGTGAAGTAGGGGCCAAAGACAGCGACAAATCTCTGCATCAAAATGCATCTCAATGGGTGGAATGGATTCTTGAAGATATCGAAGCCGGCTCAACCAAAGTGATCACCGAAGCGCGAGAAAGCGGCACAAGTGGAATTTGCCAGAGTAATGGGGAAATGCGCATGGAAATTGTGGAAAAAATACTAGAAACGGGAATAGATCTGCAAAAAATGATTTTTGAAGCACCCTCAAAAAAATTACAGACCGCTTTTATCCAAATAGCTGGTCCGAACGTGAACCTCGCTAATATTCCATTTTCTGATGCGATTCCACTTGAAACATTACGGCTTGGGCTGCGGTCCGATACATTTTCTTTAAGCGAGCGATGTCTAATGACAAAAGAGTATAAAGGAAATAAGATGTCTGCTGACAGTATAGAGTTCTTCATATAA
- a CDS encoding YitT family protein, producing MTFRALVRKYFLVSVGAVMQGFAMGVFLFPNFIPSGGGAGLTVLLNYWLDIPISIALWLVNSSMLLFAVHYLGGMSALGTLLGITITSISVNIFNVYVESPFSNVWMDLFFGSLFFGTGVSILLRQGVSNGGVGVIALIIAKYRRVNPSKPLFWINGFIFLITAYAIAWEIVVQALICQWMSTRTIGWLYTVPRPKNILTFDFIWRKK from the coding sequence TTGACCTTCCGCGCTTTAGTCAGAAAGTATTTTTTAGTCAGTGTGGGAGCGGTTATGCAGGGCTTCGCTATGGGCGTGTTTTTATTCCCTAACTTTATTCCTTCCGGCGGCGGTGCCGGGCTGACTGTACTGCTGAATTACTGGCTGGATATCCCAATAAGCATTGCGCTGTGGCTTGTTAATTCTTCCATGCTTTTGTTCGCTGTTCACTATTTAGGGGGCATGAGTGCTTTAGGTACACTGCTCGGCATTACGATTACCTCTATTTCGGTCAACATCTTTAACGTATACGTAGAATCACCATTTTCAAATGTTTGGATGGATTTATTTTTTGGCTCCCTCTTTTTTGGTACAGGCGTATCCATTTTATTAAGGCAGGGAGTATCAAACGGAGGAGTTGGCGTCATCGCTTTAATTATTGCCAAGTATAGGCGTGTAAATCCCAGTAAACCGCTTTTTTGGATTAATGGTTTTATTTTCCTGATCACAGCTTATGCCATCGCTTGGGAAATTGTCGTCCAAGCCCTTATTTGTCAGTGGATGTCTACAAGAACCATTGGCTGGCTGTATACTGTTCCCCGCCCTAAAAACATCCTGACTTTTGATTTTATCTGGCGTAAAAAGTAA
- the yunB gene encoding sporulation protein YunB produces the protein MRRRRKWKSRASSSGRRRFLTVVILFIAGIIFVLWLINRNIQPVILNFAEAQTSKIASMVLQKAISEEITENLDIKDIMTTEKGDGGSTTFNAEVINRVLAEVTDLAEENLDKAEAGNLTELEEISGVEIDTEETERAQGIAYTIPLGQITNNAILGNLGPRIPIRFHAIGDVTSNVKTKVEPFGINSAYVEVYIELEVSVEVIVPFAVDTTVVKQTLPVAMGLVHGTVPNYYNPDAINVPSK, from the coding sequence ATGCGCAGGCGCAGGAAATGGAAAAGCCGTGCTTCATCATCGGGCCGCCGTCGCTTTTTAACTGTTGTTATTTTGTTTATTGCCGGCATTATTTTTGTTCTTTGGCTGATCAACCGGAATATTCAGCCAGTCATTTTAAACTTCGCTGAGGCGCAGACGAGCAAAATTGCTTCAATGGTTCTGCAAAAAGCGATCAGTGAGGAAATTACCGAAAATCTTGATATAAAAGATATCATGACGACTGAAAAAGGCGATGGAGGGTCGACGACGTTTAACGCGGAAGTGATCAACAGGGTGCTTGCCGAAGTGACCGATCTTGCCGAAGAAAACCTGGACAAAGCGGAAGCGGGTAATTTAACGGAACTTGAAGAGATCTCAGGTGTCGAAATTGATACGGAAGAAACAGAACGGGCGCAGGGGATTGCTTACACGATCCCGCTCGGACAAATTACAAATAACGCTATTCTTGGAAATCTTGGACCGCGTATTCCGATTCGCTTTCATGCCATCGGGGACGTGACATCGAATGTCAAAACAAAAGTGGAGCCGTTCGGTATTAACTCTGCTTATGTAGAAGTATACATTGAACTTGAAGTCAGCGTAGAAGTTATCGTTCCATTTGCGGTGGATACAACAGTCGTCAAACAAACACTGCCTGTAGCGATGGGGCTTGTTCATGGAACGGTACCAAATTACTATAATCCAGATGCCATCAATGTACCGTCAAAATAA
- a CDS encoding DUF1904 family protein encodes MPHLVIRGVSIEEMKRISKPLVEELAEICECGTDNFTFEVPHSTFVFDGEEIPAFPLIEVKWFERGQEARDRFAQSVTRHIMSTGADEIEVVFIPFSEPAYYINGERVGD; translated from the coding sequence GTGCCGCACTTAGTGATTCGAGGGGTATCGATTGAGGAGATGAAAAGAATCAGCAAGCCATTAGTAGAAGAGCTTGCAGAAATTTGTGAATGCGGGACAGATAATTTTACGTTCGAAGTGCCTCATTCCACGTTTGTATTTGATGGGGAAGAGATTCCGGCTTTCCCGCTTATTGAAGTAAAATGGTTTGAACGCGGGCAGGAAGCTCGCGATCGATTCGCCCAGTCTGTTACCAGACATATTATGTCAACAGGTGCTGATGAAATAGAAGTCGTGTTTATTCCTTTCTCCGAGCCTGCTTATTATATTAATGGCGAAAGAGTCGGCGACTAA
- a CDS encoding sulfite exporter TauE/SafE family protein, translated as MEWILLLGIGLLAAAIGALVGLGGGIIIVPALLFLGGTALLDPVSPQVAVGTSSVILIITGLSSTLAYMKQKKVDYKLGFLLFIGSAPGSLLGAWANKGLNMEQFSLFFGLFMVFMSFVLMLKNRAKPLFASRGLTRTFTDNEGTHTYSIEPITGTIASFVVGFLGGLFGIGGGSLMVPAMIMLFAVPPHVAVATSMLLIFLSAGVSSVTHVFLGNVNWLYAAALVPGAWFGAQIGAWLNARLASKTVVIMLRLVLILVGVRLIWRGIY; from the coding sequence ATGGAATGGATTCTTTTACTCGGCATCGGCCTGCTCGCAGCAGCAATCGGTGCCCTTGTCGGACTTGGAGGCGGGATTATCATTGTGCCGGCACTGCTTTTTTTAGGCGGAACGGCACTGCTCGACCCTGTTTCCCCACAAGTAGCAGTGGGTACGTCGTCGGTTATCTTAATTATTACCGGCTTGTCTTCAACCCTTGCTTACATGAAACAGAAAAAAGTGGATTATAAATTGGGCTTTCTTTTATTTATTGGCAGCGCGCCGGGAAGCCTGCTTGGGGCTTGGGCCAATAAAGGGCTGAACATGGAGCAGTTCAGCTTGTTTTTTGGCTTGTTCATGGTGTTTATGTCATTTGTACTTATGTTGAAAAATCGGGCAAAGCCGCTGTTTGCATCGCGCGGTCTGACCCGGACATTTACTGACAACGAAGGAACTCATACATATTCCATTGAGCCGATTACCGGAACGATCGCTTCATTTGTGGTCGGCTTTTTAGGTGGTTTATTCGGCATCGGCGGCGGCTCACTAATGGTGCCCGCCATGATTATGCTGTTTGCGGTTCCCCCGCATGTAGCCGTTGCTACATCGATGCTGCTTATTTTTTTATCAGCAGGCGTATCGAGTGTGACACACGTATTTCTTGGAAACGTAAACTGGCTTTATGCAGCAGCGCTCGTGCCCGGAGCCTGGTTCGGGGCACAAATTGGGGCCTGGCTGAATGCCCGCCTGGCGTCAAAAACCGTTGTGATAATGCTTCGTCTCGTTTTGATTTTGGTTGGTGTCCGCTTGATTTGGCGGGGCATTTATTAA
- a CDS encoding bifunctional UDP-sugar hydrolase/5'-nucleotidase, with protein MEKTIHIYHTNDLHSHFENWPRIARFLKEKRELHESAGEFVFAFDIGDHVDRAHPLTEGTLGTFNIELLNSSRFDAAAIGNNEGITMPREALNALYEQARFPVVCANLFEKNGERRPDWVVPHTFFQAGSTTIAVTSATAQYTAFYELLDWCVTLPIDELKKQIAMLKRRADIVIVLSHLGMYDDEKLAEETEADIILGGHTHHTFHEGKEVNGTLMAAAGKYGYFTGHVEVDIDKAGRIAAKRARVYETNRSLTPPPDEKKQQALFEEKGKQALSVPVVRLQKELWCDWFKPSPLPQMLTEALTEWCRADCSFLNAGVVLGNLPAGDITKYDLHKLLPHPINPCLIELTGAELAEVIRQTCDEKWPHLQIKGLGFRGSVMGRFVYDRIEIDKPNIFINGEPIDIKRTYKVATLDMFTYGHYFVELHRASSKRYFMPEFLRDIMEWKLLQL; from the coding sequence ATGGAAAAAACGATACATATTTACCATACAAACGATTTACACAGCCATTTTGAAAATTGGCCGAGAATTGCCCGTTTTTTAAAGGAAAAGCGGGAACTGCATGAATCGGCCGGAGAGTTCGTTTTCGCTTTTGATATTGGCGATCATGTGGACCGGGCCCATCCGTTAACAGAAGGAACGCTCGGCACCTTCAATATTGAACTGCTGAATTCATCTCGGTTTGATGCGGCTGCGATTGGTAACAATGAAGGAATTACGATGCCAAGAGAAGCGCTGAACGCTCTGTATGAGCAAGCCCGCTTTCCTGTTGTTTGCGCCAACTTGTTTGAAAAAAACGGAGAGAGGCGGCCGGACTGGGTTGTCCCGCATACTTTTTTTCAAGCAGGCAGCACCACTATTGCCGTTACGTCTGCGACTGCACAGTACACCGCTTTTTATGAGCTTCTGGACTGGTGCGTCACTCTTCCTATTGATGAGCTGAAAAAGCAAATTGCGATGCTGAAAAGAAGAGCAGATATTGTAATCGTGCTTTCTCATCTTGGAATGTATGATGATGAAAAGCTGGCGGAAGAAACAGAAGCGGATATTATTCTAGGCGGGCATACCCATCATACGTTTCATGAAGGAAAAGAAGTAAATGGAACATTGATGGCGGCAGCCGGCAAATATGGCTATTTTACCGGCCACGTGGAAGTGGATATCGATAAAGCCGGACGCATAGCTGCGAAACGGGCCCGTGTATATGAAACAAACCGGTCGCTTACACCTCCGCCAGATGAAAAGAAGCAGCAGGCGCTCTTTGAAGAGAAGGGGAAACAAGCCCTGTCTGTGCCGGTTGTACGGCTTCAAAAAGAGCTTTGGTGTGATTGGTTTAAGCCGTCTCCGCTTCCTCAAATGCTGACCGAAGCACTTACAGAGTGGTGCAGAGCCGACTGCTCCTTTTTAAATGCAGGCGTCGTATTGGGGAATTTGCCGGCAGGGGATATCACAAAATACGACCTGCATAAACTGCTGCCTCATCCTATAAACCCTTGTTTAATCGAATTGACAGGGGCGGAGCTGGCAGAAGTCATCCGGCAGACATGTGATGAAAAATGGCCACATCTGCAAATTAAAGGGCTCGGTTTTCGCGGAAGCGTCATGGGCCGATTTGTGTATGACCGCATCGAGATCGATAAGCCAAACATTTTCATTAACGGTGAGCCGATCGATATAAAGCGGACGTACAAGGTTGCAACCCTTGATATGTTTACATACGGCCATTACTTTGTGGAACTGCATCGTGCTTCATCCAAACGGTATTTCATGCCCGAATTTTTACGCGATATTATGGAATGGAAGCTTCTGCAACTATAA
- a CDS encoding cysteine desulfurase — MNAKELKKYFPILDQEVNGHPLVYLDSAATSQKPVQVIEALDHYYRYANSNVHRGVHTLGNRATDLYEGAREKVRKFINAASTKEIVFLRGTTTALNLVAQSYGRTNVKEGDEIVITMMEHHSNIIPWQQVAKATGATLKYIPLQEDGTISLEDVRKTVTPNTKIVSVMMVSNVLGTINPIAEITKIAHENGAVMVVDAAQAAPHMKVDVAQLDCDFLAFSGHKMCGPTGIGALYGKQALLEEMEPIEFGGEMIDFVGLYESTWKELPWKFEGGTPIIAGAIGLGAAIDFLTEIGMDAIEQHEHKLAAYAMDKVTEIPGISVFGPKRGKDRASVVTFNLDDVHPHDVATVLDAEGIAVRAGHHCAQTLMKWCKVSATARASFYLYNTEEDIDRLAASLLKTKEYFSDVF; from the coding sequence ATGAATGCGAAAGAACTGAAAAAGTACTTTCCCATTCTTGATCAAGAAGTGAACGGTCATCCACTCGTTTATCTTGACAGCGCGGCCACTTCCCAAAAGCCCGTTCAGGTGATTGAAGCGCTTGATCATTATTACCGTTATGCAAATTCGAATGTGCACCGCGGCGTGCATACGCTCGGCAACCGGGCGACGGATTTGTATGAAGGCGCACGTGAAAAAGTACGCAAGTTTATTAATGCGGCTTCTACAAAGGAAATTGTTTTTCTGCGTGGAACAACGACAGCATTGAATCTTGTCGCTCAAAGCTACGGGCGTACGAACGTAAAAGAAGGCGACGAAATCGTCATTACGATGATGGAGCATCACTCCAATATCATTCCGTGGCAGCAGGTTGCCAAAGCAACAGGAGCTACTTTAAAGTACATTCCTCTACAGGAAGACGGAACCATTTCTTTAGAGGATGTCCGAAAAACCGTCACGCCTAACACAAAAATTGTATCGGTGATGATGGTATCAAATGTGCTCGGTACCATTAACCCGATTGCAGAAATTACGAAAATTGCTCACGAAAACGGAGCAGTTATGGTAGTGGATGCAGCTCAGGCGGCTCCTCATATGAAAGTTGATGTCGCACAGCTTGACTGTGATTTCCTTGCTTTTTCCGGCCATAAAATGTGCGGTCCAACCGGCATTGGAGCATTGTATGGAAAACAAGCACTTTTAGAGGAAATGGAACCAATTGAATTCGGTGGAGAAATGATTGACTTTGTCGGCTTATACGAATCAACATGGAAAGAACTTCCGTGGAAATTTGAAGGCGGCACACCGATTATTGCCGGAGCTATCGGGCTTGGCGCAGCCATCGACTTCTTAACAGAAATCGGCATGGATGCAATCGAGCAGCATGAGCATAAGCTTGCTGCGTACGCCATGGATAAAGTAACGGAAATTCCGGGAATTTCTGTTTTCGGTCCGAAAAGAGGAAAAGACCGCGCAAGTGTGGTAACATTTAATTTAGATGATGTTCATCCGCATGATGTGGCGACGGTTCTTGACGCGGAAGGCATCGCTGTCCGTGCAGGGCATCACTGCGCACAAACGCTAATGAAATGGTGCAAAGTATCTGCCACAGCACGTGCAAGCTTTTACTTGTATAATACCGAAGAAGATATCGACAGACTTGCCGCCAGTTTGTTAAAAACGAAGGAGTATTTCTCAGATGTCTTTTAA
- a CDS encoding DUF72 domain-containing protein gives MIYTGVTGWGDHDTLYTQGVASRDKLTEYAAHFPTVELDSSFYAVQPERNMRKWTEDTPDGFRFVVKAYQGMTGHERGEIPFDSKEEMFHAFNLSLTPMLETGKLAMVLFQFPPWFDCTRENVTYIRYCREKMGNVPLAIEFRNQTWYEAKYFDKTISFLEQENWIHTVCDEPQAGEGSIPIVLQATNKEKTLVRLHGRNRAGWRKNGQKNWRKVRYLYRYNEHELRQWVDFTNELHKQSKDVFVLFNNNSGGDAADNAKQFLHLADIQYDNLASRQLDLF, from the coding sequence ATGATTTATACAGGGGTAACCGGCTGGGGAGATCATGACACACTTTACACGCAAGGAGTCGCTTCCCGCGATAAATTAACCGAGTACGCAGCGCATTTCCCGACCGTTGAACTTGACTCCAGCTTTTATGCTGTACAGCCGGAGCGCAACATGCGGAAGTGGACAGAAGACACGCCAGACGGCTTTCGATTTGTAGTTAAAGCATACCAGGGAATGACCGGCCATGAACGGGGCGAAATTCCGTTTGACTCGAAAGAAGAAATGTTTCACGCGTTTAACTTATCGCTCACACCAATGCTCGAAACAGGAAAGCTCGCCATGGTGTTGTTTCAGTTTCCGCCCTGGTTCGACTGCACACGTGAAAACGTGACGTATATTCGGTATTGCCGGGAAAAAATGGGGAACGTACCGCTTGCCATTGAATTTCGGAATCAAACTTGGTATGAAGCCAAGTATTTTGATAAAACGATTTCTTTTTTAGAACAGGAGAACTGGATTCATACGGTATGCGATGAGCCGCAGGCCGGTGAAGGCTCAATTCCTATTGTGCTTCAAGCAACGAACAAAGAAAAAACGCTGGTCCGCCTGCATGGACGTAACCGGGCAGGCTGGCGGAAAAACGGTCAGAAAAATTGGCGCAAGGTGCGCTATCTGTATCGCTACAATGAGCATGAATTGCGGCAGTGGGTTGATTTTACGAATGAACTCCATAAACAGTCAAAAGATGTCTTCGTGCTGTTTAACAATAATTCCGGCGGCGATGCCGCGGATAATGCGAAGCAATTCTTACATTTAGCTGATATTCAATATGACAATTTAGCTTCGCGCCAGCTCGATTTGTTTTAG
- a CDS encoding 2-phosphosulfolactate phosphatase has protein sequence MAVRIYQGHSHQLSCADVNVVIDVIRAFTFAHYAFIKGAEEILLAETINSALQTKEKNPTYMLAGEEKGLYIPGFDLDNSPASLLEANVEGKILVQKTTNGVRAALHALNASHVFVTGFSNAKTTAQYIRQLVEKNADINIIASHPSGDEDLACAEYMKAIIEGEEGCSSFETVSRIREAEPAQKFFDDNRPEFKSADIVLCVKELDTGFVMEVSQKNNLPRIVRVNV, from the coding sequence ATGGCAGTCCGAATTTATCAAGGCCACTCTCACCAGCTGAGCTGTGCCGATGTGAATGTTGTGATTGATGTGATTCGTGCGTTCACTTTTGCCCACTACGCGTTTATAAAAGGGGCAGAGGAAATTTTACTGGCAGAAACAATCAATTCTGCCCTTCAAACAAAAGAAAAAAATCCCACATACATGCTGGCTGGTGAAGAGAAGGGGCTCTACATCCCTGGATTTGACCTTGATAACTCTCCAGCCAGCCTTCTTGAAGCGAACGTGGAGGGGAAAATTCTCGTTCAAAAAACGACCAATGGAGTAAGAGCAGCGTTACATGCATTAAACGCCAGCCATGTATTTGTAACGGGCTTTTCCAATGCGAAAACAACTGCTCAATACATTCGCCAGCTTGTCGAGAAAAACGCGGACATCAATATAATCGCTTCTCATCCGAGTGGCGATGAGGATCTTGCCTGTGCCGAATACATGAAAGCTATTATCGAAGGAGAGGAAGGCTGCTCCTCGTTTGAAACGGTTTCGAGAATTAGAGAAGCAGAGCCGGCACAAAAGTTTTTTGATGATAACCGGCCGGAATTTAAAAGTGCCGATATCGTCCTGTGTGTAAAAGAGCTGGATACTGGTTTTGTAATGGAAGTAAGCCAGAAAAATAATTTACCAAGAATTGTGAGGGTGAATGTATGA